Proteins encoded together in one Candidatus Bathyarchaeota archaeon window:
- a CDS encoding ATP/GTP-binding protein, with product MNVTFILGMAGTGKSSLTGALRDWLRLREINVLALNLDPGALSLPYDPDVDVRSMINVYQLMEKYQLGPNGALIMAADLIADHLEEVVAIVEELEPEFLLVDTPGQIELFAFRESGPFIVNNMPGEKAVVYLLDAPFSRNPLNFVSNLFLAVAVYHRLLKPQIYALSKSDMITQSEVEKMISWTLDFEELSHDLESKAPAQSLVMRELAEALERTGLITEPIPTSSKNMEGFTELSAAITRVLARGEEASN from the coding sequence TTGAACGTCACCTTCATCCTCGGAATGGCCGGCACTGGTAAATCATCGCTTACAGGCGCCCTCAGGGACTGGCTTAGACTTAGAGAAATCAACGTCTTAGCGTTAAACCTGGATCCAGGCGCCCTATCCCTGCCATACGACCCAGATGTGGATGTGAGGTCGATGATAAACGTATACCAGTTGATGGAGAAGTATCAGCTCGGCCCGAATGGGGCCCTAATCATGGCTGCGGATCTAATAGCGGATCACCTCGAAGAGGTAGTGGCGATCGTAGAGGAGTTAGAGCCCGAATTCCTCCTAGTGGACACGCCTGGACAGATAGAGTTATTCGCTTTCAGGGAGAGCGGCCCATTCATAGTTAACAATATGCCCGGTGAGAAAGCCGTAGTGTATCTGTTAGATGCCCCGTTCTCGAGGAACCCGCTGAACTTCGTATCAAACCTATTCTTGGCCGTTGCAGTATATCATAGGCTGCTGAAACCACAGATCTACGCTTTATCCAAGAGCGACATGATAACCCAGAGCGAGGTGGAGAAGATGATATCCTGGACGCTGGACTTCGAGGAGTTATCCCACGACTTGGAATCTAAAGCCCCAGCCCAATCTCTGGTGATGCGTGAGCTTGCAGAGGCTCTGGAGAGAACCGGGCTAATAACTGAACCCATCCCCACCAGCTCAAAGAACATGGAGGGCTTCACCGAGCTCTCGGCAGCCATAACTAGGGTGCTTGCCAGGGGGGAAGAAGCTTCGAATTAA